In Roseibium algicola, the DNA window AACGCTTCCAGATGCGTGCCGCGACGAGCCAGTTCCTGAGGAAAATCAAGCATTTCCCAAAGGCCTCGATTCCACGCGACAAGTCTGAGATCGGCGTCGAAGGCCGAAAAGCCCTGATTGATGTGGTCAAGCGCGGCCTGCATCAGATCGAGCTGCGTCTTGAGCTGTTGTGTCTCCTCCATGGGGTGAGAGTAAGCCCGAAAAGCAGGTTTGACCATTCATCCGAGAAGAGAATGGCAGTCCTTGCTGACAAGACCCGACGAGGGTTACGTGCAGGCCGAAAAACTTCGCCTTTCATGATATGCTGGCCAAGTATTTTTGACTTTGTTTTTCCTGCGATGGAGGGATCCATGCAACTAAAGAAACTTGACCCGAGGCTGCGCCGGTATGCGGCCGAGGCAGAACTGAAATCATTTGACGACGAAACCGCCCTCGACACCATTCCGTCCGCTCCCGCGTCCCTGGAGAGCACTTCTGCCGGGTCGCCGCCGCTTGGGGAGGTCCGACGCGTTCTGGTCGAACTGCAGGCGGATCAACCGCCCGCGGCCTTTGCTGACTTTCATTGGGTACATGTGGCCGGGAAGATCTATTCCGTCTCGCTTCCGATGAACAGGCTGGCGGAGCTGCATGCGCATCCGTCGGTGGAAACTGTCGAAGCCGGGCGGCGCTGGTTTCCGATGCTCGAAACCTCCCTTGCCGAAACCAGGGCGAACACGGTCCATCAGGGCAGTACCGGCGTTCCGGGCCGCACAGGGGCCGGTGTTCTGGTGGGCATCATCGATTACGGAATGGATTTCACGCTCGACGATTTCCGCAAGGCGGACGGCACCACAAGGCTGGCCTTTCTCTGGGACCAGCGCCTCGACGCCCGTCCGGGCGAGAGCGCGCCGGATGATTTCGCCTATGGCGTGGAGTATGGGGCCAACCAGATTGACGAGGCACTGAATGCGTCTGATCCGTTCAGTGTTGTCCGGCACAGGCCGGATGCGGCTTCACACGGCACACATGTTGCGGGAATCGCGGCAGGCAATGGCAGATCGCACGATTCCGACTTCGCAGAAGGAGCGCATCTTGGAGCAGCGCCCGAAGCCACGCTGATCTTTGTTCAGCCGGATACGCGCGACGGGTCCGGCACATTTACCGATTCCAGCCACGTGGTCGATGCAGTTGCCTACATCATGAACAAGGCGGATGCGCTCGACATGCCCTGTGTGATCAACATGAGCCTCGGGCAGAATGGCGGTAGCCATGATGGGGAGAGCCTTGTCGAAAGGGCGATCGACCGTCTGCTGGAGCCTCTGGGGCGGGCGTTCGTGAGCGCGGCGGGAAATGAACATGTCTGGCATGGGCATGCCGCCGGGAACATCAAGACGGGCGAAAGCCGGGAACTGCGCTGGAAAACGGGTGGTGGCATGCCTTTGCCCGATGGCACCATCACCCAGACCGGAACGGACAGGACGTCGAGCGAGCTGGAGATCTGGTATTCGAGTGTCGACAGGTTTGCCGTGACACTGACTGCACCGGATGGAACACAGTACGGACCGGTCACCCCTGGTAAATCCCTGCTTCAGGACGAGGTCTTTATCGATTCGGAGCGCTTTTCGAGCTTGAACGGACAAGCGCGGATCTACATGCAACTGGAAGCACCATTCGGGCTCGGGATGCTGAGGTCCGGTGTCTGGACCTTGAAACTGGAGGCACTGGAAGGAGAAAACGGCCGGTTCGACGCCTGGATCGAGCGTGATCTGCGTGACCGGGACAACAATTATGCCGATCAGTCTTTCTTCCAGGGCGGCGATTTCGACCCTGTCCGCACGCTCGGCACTCCGGCAACAACTCGCAGGGCAATTGCGGTTGCCAATTACAGCCACTATTCACTTTCGCCGGCGGCTTCCTCCAGCCGCGGGCCCACACGCGACAATCGGAACAAGCCAGAGGTTGCCGCCCCTGGAACAAATATTGTTGCGTCCTGTGCACAAGGCGGACGGAACAACGGCAACGGCGGGGTCCACCCGATGCGTGTGCTGAAATCCGGCACCAGCATGGCTGCCCCGCATGTTGCCGGTATCGTTGCCCTGCTGTTTCAGGAAGCACGCTCCTTGTCGGCGCCCCAGATCGCAAACATCCTGATGGCGACGTCGGATAATCCGGACGGCATACCGGGGTTCGATGTTGCCTGGGGCTTTGGCCGGGTGAACGCGGCGCGTGCTCTGCGGCTGTTGCGCGATCCCGATCAGCCCGGGCGCACCGATGCGGTGATTTGAGCTTTTTGATGTGAAAAACAGGATGCGGCGTCGTTAACGCCGCATCGCACCGCCGACCTGGATATAGGTGACAGCGGTATCCTCAGCGAGCGAGTTGAGGTTTTCTGCGGTGACGAGCAACGTCATCAGGTGGCTTTGAGGGCTCCAGGACAATAATTCAGGAGTGCCCGCGCTGGTGGTGCGCATAGCCAGGTCGTCCGGGGTCTTGCCCGGTGCAAGTTCGACCATCGCCTTCATTTGCGCCGAGGGATCGTTTCTCATGATCGCCTTGCGCGCCTGCGGGCTGAGTTTCATCTGCCTGAAGTCCATACCTGGAATATAGCACTGCGCTGTCGGTCTTCAAAACCGGGTCAGCGTTTCCGATGCCCCAGTTTTGCGGCCTTGGCCATTTCGGCCCGTTTTTGCGCGTAGTTGGGTGCAACCATCGGGTAATCCGCGCTCAGGCCCCATTTGCGCCGATACTCGGCGGGGGTCAGGTTGAACTTCGTCTTCAGGTGGCGTGTCAGAAACTTGAATTTCTTGCCGTCCTCGAGACAGACGATGAACTCCGGAGTGACCGAGTGCTTTATAGGCACAGCCGGCACGAGGGGAGCCCTGAATACGGTCGGGGTATTGTTGGTCGCGGTTTCCAGGGCAACGTGGACATCCAGAATCAACTCGATCAGATCCTGCTGCGGGACCGGGTTGTTCGTCACGTAGTTGGAAACAATTCCCGCGGTGAGCGCCATCAGGTTCGGCGAATCGAAGCTCTCGCCTTCTTCTGGTTCAGCCATGGGAGTTCCTTTTCCGAAATTGGGGACTGGAGAGGGCCGTGGGCGGGGCGGTGCCGGGCGCGCAGGCAAACCGTGCCAAATAGATTTGTTTTACGACTTCTCTTTTCAAGTAGCGATCACGTTTTTATCAAATAAAAAAATGTATGAGGAAATTTCGCCGATTTGGGAAACCCGAGAGTTTTCCATTGGCGCAATCTCAACTGTAGTTCTCAAGAAATACTGGACTAAAAATTCTGGTTGTTCCAAAAACCGCTGAAATCTGCAGGAAAAATAGACAAAATCGAAAATGCTATTTCTTCTCTATAGAAAAACTTGCTTTTCAAATCTGTAAACTGAACAGTGTAGTCATGAAGTTCGCATCTGCAGCAAAAGCAAATGTAAGAAAAACAGCATAAATAAACACAAAGTATTTAAAGTAGTGCGAGGGCGGGGGATATGGGGATGCGGTTTCGGGAGTTCAAGGGCAAAAATGAAAAAGTGAAAAATTGTAAAAAATGATGGATTATCAATGTGTTGCAAAAATATGACTCCAAATGTCAATGTGCGCCAGAGAAAAATTCTGGCTTGAATTCCGGCGTCGGAACTGGCTTTTTGATGCGGAGACGGCCAACGGGGTGCAAGTAAACGCTTGTTGTTGGTAGTCTAAAGGTTAGTTTGAAGGGGTCGCGTTAAAGTATTCGAATCCGTTCCTTCAGCCTTCCGACTGAATTTGAAACTGGAGTAATGTAATGAAACTCAAGAGTTTGATGCTCGGCGCGGCCGCAGCTGCTGCTGCAACCACCGCCCAGGCGGCTGACCTTCCGGTCGCTCCGGAGCCGGTCGACTATGTTCGCGTTTGTGACGCATACGGCGCGCGCTTCTACTACATCCCGGGCACCGAAACCTGCCTCCGCGTTGGCGGCCGTGTTCGTACCCAGGTTGTCGTCAACAACGTTCTGGAAGACGGTGCCTTCAGTGACCGTGACTCCGACGGCTACTCCTGGCTGTCTCGCGGCTACCTGTACCTGGACGCTCGCACGGCTACCGAATTCGGTACCCTGCGCACCTACGTGTCCATCTACTCCACCGTGACCAACGGCGAAAACAGCACCACGCTGGAAAACGCCTACATCCAGTGGGGCGGTCTGACAGCTGGTCGTCTGACCTCGAACTTCGACATCTTCACCGGTCAGGCCTTTGTCGGTGTCGTGGATCGTGACTGGTCCGACGTGACGTCCAACCAGATTGCCTACACCGCTGCTTTCGGCAACGGCTTCTCCGCGACCATCGCTCTGGAAGACCGTTCCGATCGTGAATATGGTGATTACGGCGGGACCCGTGCTCCGGACTTCGTTGCCGCTCTCGGCGTTTCCCAGGGCTGGGGTTCTGCACAGCTGTCCGGTGCTCTGCACCAGGTTTACCCGGATGCAGCTGCCAACCGCACCAACAATGGTGGTGAAGACTCCCTGGGTTGGGCAGTCGGTGGTGGTGCTGCCATCAACCTGCCGATGCTCAACTCCGGTTCGAACATCTTCTTCCAGGGCTTCTACGCTGATGGCGCACTGTCCTACATCACCACGTATGACGGCGTAGCCGACTACAACGGCGGCGACACCTCCACCGGTTACTCGCTGTCTGCTGGTGCCTACATCCAGGCAACTTCCACGATCGGCCTCGCGCTTGACGGTTCCTATGCCGACATCGACGCCGCAACTGGCCTGAACGACGTAACCCGTTACGCAATCGACGGTTCGGTTCAGTGGGAGCCGGTCTCCGGCTTCGTCATGGGTGCAGACGTAGGTTACGCAAACACCGACATCGACACCCAGGGTGACCAGGACGAACTCCTCTTCGGTGTTCGTATGCAGCGCACCTTCTAATCTTACGGTTAGACTCTGACTGACTAAAAATGACCTCCAGTCAGTCAATCGGCCCGGCAGACTCCAAACTGCCGGGCCTCCCCCGTTTTTGGGGGACCCGCAGTCGCCAAGAGGAAAAGCGCCGTGTCTGCTGTGCTGTGGTTTCCACGGCAACACCGAGCCGGTGCAGCTGAAATTTCTTTGCCTCTCCAATTGAAAAGACGTGCGACGCCAGAATGTTCTCGGCTAACATTCGCGGAATGCCAAAGTCTGAATACAAAAAGAAAAATCCGACGGTTCAGGACGTCGCCCGCGCCGCCAATGTGTCGACGGCAACTGTCAGCCGCGTTTTGACGACACCCGACAGGGTGTCCGCGGAAACCCGGCGCCGCGTGTCGGAAGCGGTCGAAAAGACCGGCTACGTCCTCAATCATGCCGCGCGCAATCTTCGCCGCCGGGACACGGGAACGATCGTTGCGCTCGTTCCGGACATCGGCAATTCCCACTTTTCGAACATTCTCCAGGGCATTGAAACGGTCTGCGCGGAAAGACAGCTGAAAGTGCTGATTGCCGACACGCGCAAGCCGTCCATGTCGCATTCGAGCCTGAGTGACTATTTCAGCAAGAACAATTGCGACGGGATCGTTATCCTGGACGGGCATTTCTCGATTTCCCGAATCAGATCTTCCAATCCCAAGTCCCCGCCCATCGTGCTGGCCGGCGAATGGAGCGACGATCCGGCGGTGCCAATTGCCGTTGTCGACAATCTGATGGGGGCGGATCTGGCAGTGTCGCACCTCCTCGAACTGAAGCACTCCAATATCGGCCACGTTACGGGCCTCCTGTCGCACAAGCCGGGAAGGGACCGGCTCGACGGATTCCGAGCCACGTTGGGCGGTGCGGGTCTCGATCCGGCCAGTGCCTGGATCTTCGAGGGGGACTACACGCTGGAAGCCGGCGTCAGGGCCGCAAAGGCATGGCTGGACCTGCCGAACCGGCCGACCGCCGTCTTCTGTGCCAGCGACCGGTCCGCCTTCGGCTTCATTTCATTCCTGAGCGAAGCCGGCATCCGTGTGCCGCAAGATGTTTCGGTTGTCGGGTTTGACGACATCGACATTGCCGGACATTTCGTGCCGCCACTGACAACAATCCACCAGCCTCGCCGGGCAGTTGGCGAGCAGGCAGCGAAACTGTTGCTCAACCTGCTGGGTGGTGCAAAGCCGGACAACGGCAGCGTTCAACTGGAGCCCTGGCTGGTGGTCCGCAAGAGTGCAGTCGAGCTGGTCTAGGCATCAGTCATTCGCACATGCAGCGCAAATGAAACAATTCGACACGATTGAAACATATTGCTGAAAATCCGCCGTCCTAGCCTGATTTTCAACGGGTTGGGACAGCGTCCTTCTTCGCCTTTAACAATTTACCGGTTGAAGGTTCGGTCGGCACGGCGTTTCATAGCCCCACAGGAAACGACCCTGGAAAACCGGGGCGCCTTCTAAAGGGAAGAAACATCTATGGTAGGGTCGGCCAGCGCTACATCGCGCGGGGAGGACACCTTTCCGAAGATTCTCATGCGCAACGCGCAAGTCTTCGGAGACCGGACGGCGTTCCGGGAAAAGGATTTTGGGATCTGGCAAAGCTGGACCTGGTCCGAGGTGTGTGAAGAAATCCGCGCATTCTCCATCGGTTTGAAATCTCTGGGCCTGAAGGCTGGAGACAAGATCGCCATCGTCGGTGCGAACCGTCCAAGGCTCTATTGGGCGATGGTGGCCGCCCAGGCACTCGGGGCCGTTCCGGTGCCTGTCTATTCGGACAGTGTTG includes these proteins:
- a CDS encoding LacI family DNA-binding transcriptional regulator gives rise to the protein MPKSEYKKKNPTVQDVARAANVSTATVSRVLTTPDRVSAETRRRVSEAVEKTGYVLNHAARNLRRRDTGTIVALVPDIGNSHFSNILQGIETVCAERQLKVLIADTRKPSMSHSSLSDYFSKNNCDGIVILDGHFSISRIRSSNPKSPPIVLAGEWSDDPAVPIAVVDNLMGADLAVSHLLELKHSNIGHVTGLLSHKPGRDRLDGFRATLGGAGLDPASAWIFEGDYTLEAGVRAAKAWLDLPNRPTAVFCASDRSAFGFISFLSEAGIRVPQDVSVVGFDDIDIAGHFVPPLTTIHQPRRAVGEQAAKLLLNLLGGAKPDNGSVQLEPWLVVRKSAVELV
- a CDS encoding S8 family peptidase, translating into MQLKKLDPRLRRYAAEAELKSFDDETALDTIPSAPASLESTSAGSPPLGEVRRVLVELQADQPPAAFADFHWVHVAGKIYSVSLPMNRLAELHAHPSVETVEAGRRWFPMLETSLAETRANTVHQGSTGVPGRTGAGVLVGIIDYGMDFTLDDFRKADGTTRLAFLWDQRLDARPGESAPDDFAYGVEYGANQIDEALNASDPFSVVRHRPDAASHGTHVAGIAAGNGRSHDSDFAEGAHLGAAPEATLIFVQPDTRDGSGTFTDSSHVVDAVAYIMNKADALDMPCVINMSLGQNGGSHDGESLVERAIDRLLEPLGRAFVSAAGNEHVWHGHAAGNIKTGESRELRWKTGGGMPLPDGTITQTGTDRTSSELEIWYSSVDRFAVTLTAPDGTQYGPVTPGKSLLQDEVFIDSERFSSLNGQARIYMQLEAPFGLGMLRSGVWTLKLEALEGENGRFDAWIERDLRDRDNNYADQSFFQGGDFDPVRTLGTPATTRRAIAVANYSHYSLSPAASSSRGPTRDNRNKPEVAAPGTNIVASCAQGGRNNGNGGVHPMRVLKSGTSMAAPHVAGIVALLFQEARSLSAPQIANILMATSDNPDGIPGFDVAWGFGRVNAARALRLLRDPDQPGRTDAVI
- a CDS encoding MucR family transcriptional regulator, with the translated sequence MAEPEEGESFDSPNLMALTAGIVSNYVTNNPVPQQDLIELILDVHVALETATNNTPTVFRAPLVPAVPIKHSVTPEFIVCLEDGKKFKFLTRHLKTKFNLTPAEYRRKWGLSADYPMVAPNYAQKRAEMAKAAKLGHRKR
- a CDS encoding porin, whose amino-acid sequence is MKLKSLMLGAAAAAAATTAQAADLPVAPEPVDYVRVCDAYGARFYYIPGTETCLRVGGRVRTQVVVNNVLEDGAFSDRDSDGYSWLSRGYLYLDARTATEFGTLRTYVSIYSTVTNGENSTTLENAYIQWGGLTAGRLTSNFDIFTGQAFVGVVDRDWSDVTSNQIAYTAAFGNGFSATIALEDRSDREYGDYGGTRAPDFVAALGVSQGWGSAQLSGALHQVYPDAAANRTNNGGEDSLGWAVGGGAAINLPMLNSGSNIFFQGFYADGALSYITTYDGVADYNGGDTSTGYSLSAGAYIQATSTIGLALDGSYADIDAATGLNDVTRYAIDGSVQWEPVSGFVMGADVGYANTDIDTQGDQDELLFGVRMQRTF